The DNA sequence GCTCCAGCGTTTTCACCTCATAATCCGTTACTATTTTCCCTCCCAGTTTTATGAGATAATTGGCCAGGGCCTTGGTTATGCTGCGGGATCCGCCTTCCGGCAGGGGCCAGCCGGCGGAGTGCGCCGCTGTGGCCAGCACAAGCCCGGCCGCACCGCTGCCCGGGCTTTCCATATCCATTACCGAGTGGACGCCGAGACCGACCAGCAAAGCCCGGGCGCGAGCGCCGGTAAAAAGGCTTCGGGCCAGTCCCGCGGCCGAACAGAGGGCATGCCGTCCGAAATTGAGCATCAAGAAAGGATGGCGCAGGGGTATTTGGGGAAACTTAAGCGCCTCGACAACTATTTCTTCCCAGTGTCTGACCAGTGGCGCCATCAGTTTTTCATAGCTATTCCGATCGGCGCTATCGAGCAGGGAGGCAGTCTGGCCAACCGACCCGCCCAGCAGCACGGCCGTCCCGTCGTCAAAGGGATGCGCCAGGGAAACGGGAGGCACTATCCATTTAAGTCCGTATTCGGTGAGCGGCAATTTCCGGAAAAACGGCGACACAATGGCGAGCGGGTGGACCGCCGAGCCCACGTCGTGCAGATATCCGGGCTGGATAAGTTCCTCGGTGCGGCAGGCGCCGCCGATCATCCCGTTTTTTTCATAAACGGTCACCGGAAGGCCGGCTTGGGCAAGCGTAACCGCCGCGGCGAGGCCGTTTGGCCCTGAACCGACGACGATCGCGGAACTATGTTTTGAATCAGGCATTTCTCTTGTCTCAATCTTTAGCACAGGATAAATTTGTTACGTCCGATAAACAATTCAATAAGCCGCCGTTGCAGGTCACGGCATGCTGTGGCCAGTCAACGGGCTGCCGTTTTAAAAAGCAGCGGAATATTGTAGGGAAGCGATCTGAGTTGCGCGCTGTACCAGAGATTGCCGGCTCTTTCCCATTGCAGGTCGGCGGCAACGCAGGTTTTTACCACCTGCACCTCCGCCTCCACTTCCAGATAGGCGGCAAGCGACGACAATACGTGCCGCCAGATAGACTCCTGCAATTTCGAACCGGCAATGCGGAAGGCGACTTCGTACAACGGGTCGGAGGCGCGGGCCAGCCCCTGAATCTGCATGTCAACCCCTTCGCCCCTTTTGGCAGCGCTGAAAGTCACCCAGCCCGCTTCCGGGTGTCCCTGGGGCGTCATCAGCGTAAAACTGGAGTCGTCGGCATAGGAAACAAGCACCCCGGTGGAAACCATGCCACCCGGCGTCGCTGAATCTATCAGAACTATCTCGCCCGTGGCGATACCCCGGGAGGTTGCATAAAACTTATTGGCGGGGGGCTGAAAATCCGGGAAATGTTTTTTCATTATTTCAATGACATCCGGAGGCTGCAAGCCCGGCTTCTTTATGGAAAGCAGGTAAGTCTTCTGCCACAGAGGCCCGAATCCCTGGAGCGGTCCCAGAACCCGGCGCCCATCGACATTTTTGTTCATTGCCCCGTCTGGGTTTTCCGTAACTCTGAGCGTGGGAATATTCGGCGCCCAGCCGCCATCATCCTGCCGGCCGTGGCCGGCATCTGTCTGCTTCAGTTGCCGCAGCTCGTCTTCCGATAGCGCGTCCGGCGCGGACACTGTTTCATCAAGCAAGACAATCCCTTCGTCAAGGCCGGTCAGAGCGAAGATTTCCCGATAGCGTTCATTTAGCCCGAAGGCGGATAATTTAACCTGCTGCCCTTTTGCCGTTGTCGCCAGTTTGGCCAGGACGCTGGCGCCGGCGCTGTTCATCCGTTCCAGAGGACGAAAATCGAGAATGATGTTTTTCATGCCCCGCACCCCGGCATCCGTGAAAATATTATTCAGGACGGCTTCACTGTCGGCGCAAAGAACGTCGGCTATGGCAATTATCCCTGTTGACTTGTTGAGAGCTTGAAGCTCCATAACCACCTCCTTGATTTTATGCCTTCAGGAACATTGCGTTAAAAATTATCCCCTCG is a window from the Syntrophobacterales bacterium genome containing:
- a CDS encoding NAD(P)/FAD-dependent oxidoreductase; the encoded protein is MPDSKHSSAIVVGSGPNGLAAAVTLAQAGLPVTVYEKNGMIGGACRTEELIQPGYLHDVGSAVHPLAIVSPFFRKLPLTEYGLKWIVPPVSLAHPFDDGTAVLLGGSVGQTASLLDSADRNSYEKLMAPLVRHWEEIVVEALKFPQIPLRHPFLMLNFGRHALCSAAGLARSLFTGARARALLVGLGVHSVMDMESPGSGAAGLVLATAAHSAGWPLPEGGSRSITKALANYLIKLGGKIVTDYEVKTLE
- a CDS encoding STAS domain-containing protein, with amino-acid sequence MELQALNKSTGIIAIADVLCADSEAVLNNIFTDAGVRGMKNIILDFRPLERMNSAGASVLAKLATTAKGQQVKLSAFGLNERYREIFALTGLDEGIVLLDETVSAPDALSEDELRQLKQTDAGHGRQDDGGWAPNIPTLRVTENPDGAMNKNVDGRRVLGPLQGFGPLWQKTYLLSIKKPGLQPPDVIEIMKKHFPDFQPPANKFYATSRGIATGEIVLIDSATPGGMVSTGVLVSYADDSSFTLMTPQGHPEAGWVTFSAAKRGEGVDMQIQGLARASDPLYEVAFRIAGSKLQESIWRHVLSSLAAYLEVEAEVQVVKTCVAADLQWERAGNLWYSAQLRSLPYNIPLLFKTAAR